A portion of the Chromobacterium sp. IIBBL 290-4 genome contains these proteins:
- the ilvB gene encoding biosynthetic-type acetolactate synthase large subunit produces MQISGAEILVRCLQEEGVEFVFGYPGGAVLEIYDAIFRQDKFKHVLVRHEQAAVHAADAFSRSSDKVGVALVTSGPGATNAVTGIATAYLDSIPLVVISGQVATPAIGLDAFQEVDMVGITRPCVKHNFLVKDVNDLAATIKKAFYIAQSGRPGPVVVDIPKDVTQHRAEFHYPDSVHIRSYVPATRGHSGQIKKAVNLLLEAKRPFIYVGGGAVQGRAEAEVTELVRMLGVPCTNTLMGLGAYPGSDSQFLGMPGMHGTYEANMAMQHCDVLVAVGARFDDRVISVPSHFLSRPKKIIHIDVDPSSISKRVKADIPIVGDVKLVLRDMLEQLKQSGGKPDAAALAQWWKQVEAWRGHNCLLYTPSDELIKPQAVVQTLYEVTGGQAIVTSDVGQHQMWAAQYYKFDRPKQWLNSGGLGTMGFGLPAAIGAQLANPNAQVACITGEGSIQMNIQELSTAKQYHTPVKVLALNNRYLGMVRQWQEFFYGTRYSESYMDALPDFVKIAEAYGHIGFKVENPSDVEPVLREAFSDKLKERLVFIDFRTDQSENVFPMIQNGKGLDEMDLPPHMRDIQQVPFENNRDYGNMC; encoded by the coding sequence ATGCAGATATCGGGCGCCGAAATACTGGTCCGCTGCCTGCAGGAAGAGGGAGTCGAATTTGTTTTCGGCTACCCGGGCGGCGCGGTATTGGAAATTTACGATGCCATCTTCCGGCAAGACAAGTTCAAGCACGTGCTGGTGCGTCACGAGCAGGCGGCCGTGCACGCCGCCGACGCCTTCTCGCGTTCCAGCGACAAGGTGGGCGTGGCCTTGGTCACCTCGGGACCGGGCGCGACCAACGCCGTCACCGGCATCGCCACGGCTTATCTGGACTCCATCCCGCTGGTGGTGATTTCCGGCCAGGTCGCCACGCCTGCCATCGGCCTGGACGCGTTCCAGGAAGTGGACATGGTGGGCATCACCCGGCCGTGCGTGAAGCACAATTTCCTGGTGAAGGACGTCAACGATCTGGCGGCCACCATCAAGAAGGCTTTCTATATCGCCCAATCAGGCCGTCCCGGCCCGGTGGTGGTGGATATCCCCAAAGACGTGACGCAGCATCGCGCCGAGTTCCATTACCCGGACAGCGTGCACATCCGCTCTTACGTGCCGGCTACCCGCGGGCACAGCGGACAGATCAAGAAAGCGGTGAACCTGCTGCTTGAGGCCAAGCGTCCTTTCATTTATGTCGGCGGCGGCGCGGTGCAGGGCCGGGCCGAGGCTGAAGTGACCGAGCTGGTGCGCATGCTGGGCGTGCCCTGTACTAATACCTTGATGGGCCTGGGCGCTTATCCGGGTTCGGACAGCCAGTTCCTGGGCATGCCGGGCATGCACGGCACTTACGAAGCCAATATGGCGATGCAGCATTGCGATGTGCTGGTGGCGGTGGGCGCGCGCTTCGACGACCGCGTCATCAGCGTGCCATCGCACTTCCTCAGCCGGCCGAAGAAGATCATCCACATCGATGTGGATCCGTCCTCGATCTCCAAGCGAGTGAAGGCGGACATTCCCATCGTCGGCGACGTCAAGCTGGTGCTGCGCGACATGCTGGAGCAGCTCAAGCAGTCCGGCGGCAAGCCGGACGCCGCCGCGCTGGCGCAATGGTGGAAGCAGGTGGAGGCGTGGCGCGGCCACAACTGTCTGCTCTACACCCCGTCCGATGAGCTGATCAAGCCGCAGGCGGTGGTGCAGACGCTGTATGAAGTCACCGGCGGCCAGGCCATCGTCACTTCGGACGTGGGCCAGCACCAGATGTGGGCGGCGCAGTACTACAAGTTCGACCGCCCCAAGCAGTGGCTGAACTCCGGCGGCCTCGGCACCATGGGCTTCGGCTTGCCGGCGGCCATAGGCGCGCAGCTGGCGAACCCTAATGCGCAGGTGGCTTGCATCACCGGCGAGGGCTCGATCCAGATGAACATCCAGGAGCTGTCCACCGCCAAGCAATACCACACCCCGGTGAAGGTGCTGGCGCTGAACAACCGCTATCTGGGCATGGTGCGCCAGTGGCAGGAGTTCTTCTACGGCACCCGCTATTCCGAGTCCTATATGGACGCGCTGCCGGACTTCGTCAAGATCGCCGAGGCCTATGGCCATATCGGCTTCAAGGTGGAGAATCCGTCCGATGTGGAGCCGGTGTTGCGCGAGGCGTTCAGCGACAAGCTGAAAGAGCGGCTGGTGTTTATCGACTTCCGCACCGATCAGTCGGAAAACGTGTTCCCGATGATCCAGAACGGCAAGGGGCTGGATGAGATGGACCTGCCGCCGCATATGCGCGATATCCAGCAGGTGCCCTTCGAGAACAACCGTGACTACGGCAATATGTGCTAA
- the ilvN gene encoding acetolactate synthase small subunit — protein MRHILSILLENEAGALSRVVGLFSARAYNIDSLTVSTTEDPTLSRMTIVTHGSDEVIEQITKQLNKLIEVVKVIDLNESEHIEREMMLIKVRALGKDREEMKRMADIFRGRIIDVTEKTYTIELTGTSEKLGAFIEAVDRAVILETVRTGASGIGRGERVLKI, from the coding sequence ATGCGACATATTTTATCCATCCTTCTGGAAAACGAAGCGGGCGCCTTGTCCCGCGTGGTGGGGCTGTTTTCGGCCCGCGCCTACAACATCGATTCGCTGACAGTGTCCACCACCGAGGACCCGACGCTGTCGCGGATGACCATCGTCACCCACGGTTCCGACGAAGTCATCGAGCAGATCACCAAGCAGCTCAACAAGCTGATCGAGGTGGTCAAGGTGATAGACCTCAACGAATCCGAGCACATCGAACGCGAGATGATGCTGATCAAGGTCCGCGCCCTGGGCAAGGACCGCGAGGAGATGAAGCGCATGGCCGACATCTTCCGCGGACGCATCATCGACGTGACGGAAAAGACTTACACCATCGAGCTGACTGGTACGAGCGAAAAGCTTGGCGCCTTTATCGAGGCGGTGGACCGCGCAGTGATCCTGGAAACGGTCCGTACCGGCGCATCCGGCATTGGTCGAGGCGAGCGGGTTCTGAAAATCTGA
- the ilvC gene encoding ketol-acid reductoisomerase, with protein MKVYYDKDADLSIIKGKKVAIIGYGSQGHAHAQNLKESGVDVIVGLRKDGASWKKAEAAGHKVKEVAEAVKKADVVMILLPDESQPDVYHKDIAPNLKKGAALAFAHGFNIHYNQIVPPADVDVIMVAPKGPGHTVRSEYLKGGGVPTLIAVYQDKSGKARDVALSYAAANGGTKGGVIETNFREETETDLFGEQAVLCGGAVELVKAGFETLVEAGYAPEMAYFECLHELKLIVDLMYEGGIANMNYSISNNAEYGEYVTGPEVVTSATKEAMKKALYRIQSGEYAKMFILEGKTNYPSMTARRRLTAAHPIEKVGAELRAMMPWIAKNKLVDQSKN; from the coding sequence ATGAAAGTTTATTACGACAAAGACGCCGATCTCTCCATCATCAAGGGCAAGAAAGTGGCCATCATCGGCTACGGCTCGCAGGGCCATGCCCATGCGCAGAACCTGAAGGAGTCGGGCGTCGACGTCATCGTCGGCCTGCGCAAGGACGGCGCGTCGTGGAAGAAGGCTGAAGCGGCCGGCCACAAGGTCAAGGAAGTAGCCGAGGCGGTGAAGAAGGCCGACGTGGTGATGATCCTGCTGCCGGATGAATCGCAGCCGGACGTCTACCACAAGGACATCGCGCCCAACCTGAAGAAGGGCGCGGCGCTGGCCTTCGCCCACGGCTTCAACATTCATTACAACCAGATCGTGCCGCCGGCCGATGTGGACGTGATCATGGTGGCGCCCAAGGGCCCGGGCCACACCGTGCGCTCCGAGTACCTGAAGGGCGGCGGCGTGCCGACCCTGATCGCCGTTTACCAGGACAAGTCCGGCAAGGCGCGCGATGTGGCGCTGTCCTACGCCGCGGCCAACGGCGGCACCAAGGGCGGCGTGATCGAGACCAACTTCCGCGAGGAAACCGAGACCGACTTGTTCGGCGAGCAGGCCGTGCTCTGTGGCGGCGCCGTCGAGCTGGTGAAAGCCGGCTTCGAGACGCTGGTGGAAGCCGGCTACGCGCCGGAAATGGCCTACTTCGAGTGCCTGCACGAGCTGAAGCTGATCGTCGACCTGATGTACGAAGGCGGCATCGCCAATATGAACTACTCGATCTCCAATAACGCGGAGTACGGCGAGTACGTGACCGGCCCGGAAGTGGTGACCTCCGCCACCAAGGAAGCGATGAAGAAGGCGCTGTACCGCATCCAGAGCGGCGAGTACGCCAAGATGTTCATCCTGGAAGGCAAGACCAACTACCCGTCCATGACCGCCCGCCGCCGTCTGACCGCCGCCCATCCGATCGAGAAGGTCGGTGCCGAGCTGCGCGCGATGATGCCGTGGATCGCCAAGAACAAGCTGGTGGACCAGTCCAAGAACTGA
- a CDS encoding NfeD family protein — protein sequence MGGKSICAPYRENDGEARMNSVSWTYGYYCMFMLLMMPVAALLASRFSLAMGMGWIGQLLSIAAASGAMGVVAVLLLMRWQDQARRRLGSHDQASGKT from the coding sequence ATGGGCGGCAAGTCGATCTGCGCGCCTTACCGAGAAAATGACGGCGAGGCGCGCATGAATTCAGTTTCTTGGACTTATGGCTATTACTGCATGTTTATGTTGCTGATGATGCCGGTCGCTGCGCTGCTGGCATCGCGTTTCAGTCTGGCAATGGGCATGGGCTGGATAGGACAATTACTGTCGATCGCCGCGGCGAGCGGCGCGATGGGGGTTGTTGCCGTCTTATTGCTGATGAGATGGCAGGATCAAGCGCGACGCCGACTGGGCAGTCATGATCAAGCTTCGGGCAAAACCTGA
- a CDS encoding ferritin-like protein yields MHIADVLRKTIHNPATWSKQELYDNLQAAVDVELWTIPLYLTTLYSIQGLNANNQQAYPATAKLIESVVIQEMLHLELISNLCNALGYAPQYPFPTYEEAEGIPFLKPDVPPKYAGYQVQLGPLDINQLKLFCVIELPEPAGKPDWNKQTRYNSIGELYQALEIAVSLQWKDLYVGAAANTKQQANFTDYTQKNSKGIGFSQTINSLDQALAAMQAIVKQGEGNRATEEIPPRDQPPAENPANYDPSDFDPSQSHFLKFNEILNILLLDARRWIPATYPLIPNPDKQQLAEQAQAQIQLQTGFRAFLSELQTGFNAAQPNQQMPDSFYTSMFNLQNLITAVWQTGAVPAFPTH; encoded by the coding sequence ATGCATATCGCCGATGTCTTGCGCAAAACCATCCACAACCCGGCTACCTGGAGCAAGCAGGAGCTCTACGACAATCTACAGGCCGCGGTGGATGTGGAGCTGTGGACCATCCCGCTCTACCTGACCACCCTGTATTCCATCCAGGGGCTGAACGCCAATAATCAACAAGCCTATCCCGCCACCGCCAAACTGATTGAAAGCGTGGTGATCCAGGAAATGCTGCATCTGGAGCTGATCTCCAATCTATGCAATGCGCTGGGCTATGCGCCGCAATACCCCTTCCCGACTTATGAAGAGGCGGAAGGCATCCCCTTCCTCAAACCCGATGTGCCACCCAAGTACGCCGGTTACCAGGTTCAGCTAGGGCCGCTGGACATCAACCAGCTGAAGCTGTTCTGTGTGATCGAACTGCCCGAGCCCGCGGGCAAACCGGATTGGAACAAGCAAACTCGCTACAACTCGATAGGCGAGCTATACCAGGCGCTGGAAATCGCCGTGTCGCTGCAATGGAAGGACCTATACGTCGGCGCCGCCGCCAACACCAAGCAGCAGGCCAACTTCACCGACTACACCCAGAAGAACAGCAAGGGCATCGGTTTCAGCCAGACCATCAACAGCCTGGACCAGGCGCTGGCGGCGATGCAGGCCATCGTCAAGCAAGGCGAGGGCAACCGCGCCACCGAGGAAATCCCGCCCCGCGACCAGCCGCCGGCGGAAAACCCCGCCAATTACGACCCCAGCGATTTCGACCCCTCGCAAAGCCATTTTCTGAAATTCAACGAAATCCTCAACATCCTGCTTCTGGACGCCCGGCGCTGGATCCCCGCCACCTACCCGCTGATTCCGAACCCTGACAAGCAACAGCTGGCCGAACAAGCCCAAGCGCAAATCCAGCTTCAAACAGGCTTCCGCGCCTTCCTGTCCGAACTGCAAACCGGCTTCAACGCCGCGCAGCCGAATCAGCAGATGCCTGACAGCTTCTACACCAGCATGTTCAATCTGCAAAACCTGATCACCGCCGTCTGGCAAACCGGCGCGGTGCCGGCCTTTCCCACTCACTGA
- the asd gene encoding archaetidylserine decarboxylase (Phosphatidylserine decarboxylase is synthesized as a single chain precursor. Generation of the pyruvoyl active site from a Ser is coupled to cleavage of a Gly-Ser bond between the larger (beta) and smaller (alpha chains). It is an integral membrane protein.), translating into MSERLFVLSQHVMPKLALTRLAGCLASWQGGGITTAAIRRFIARYRVDMNEAANSDPAAYATFNDFFTRALKPGVRPLADARLVCPVDGEVSQLGAIDSGRIFQAKGRDYSATALLAGDAELAARFADGHFATIYLSPRDYHRIHMPCAGKLLEMTYVPGDLYSVNPATARGVDRLFARNERVVCVFEDEQGQPFVMVLVGATIVGSMATVWHGVVNPPRRPAVEKWDYRSQDIRLAKGEEMGRFLLGSTVVLLYPAGPLKFNPQWQAASPVRMGEKMAD; encoded by the coding sequence GTGTCCGAGCGCCTGTTCGTGCTGTCCCAACATGTGATGCCCAAGCTGGCGCTGACCCGGCTGGCGGGTTGCCTCGCCTCTTGGCAAGGCGGCGGCATCACCACGGCGGCCATCCGCCGCTTCATCGCCCGCTACCGGGTGGACATGAACGAGGCCGCCAATAGCGACCCGGCGGCCTACGCCACCTTCAACGACTTCTTCACCCGCGCGCTGAAACCGGGCGTGCGCCCCTTGGCCGACGCCCGACTGGTCTGCCCGGTGGACGGCGAGGTCAGCCAGCTAGGCGCCATTGACAGCGGCCGCATCTTCCAGGCCAAGGGCCGCGATTACAGCGCCACCGCGCTGTTGGCCGGCGACGCCGAATTGGCGGCGCGCTTCGCCGACGGCCATTTCGCCACCATCTACCTCAGCCCGCGCGACTACCACCGCATCCACATGCCCTGCGCCGGCAAGCTGCTGGAAATGACCTATGTGCCGGGCGATCTGTATTCGGTGAATCCCGCCACCGCGCGCGGCGTGGACCGGTTGTTCGCCCGCAACGAGCGGGTGGTGTGCGTATTCGAGGATGAGCAAGGCCAGCCCTTCGTGATGGTGCTGGTCGGCGCCACCATCGTCGGCAGCATGGCCACCGTCTGGCACGGCGTGGTCAATCCGCCGCGCCGACCGGCGGTGGAAAAATGGGATTACCGCAGCCAGGACATCCGCCTGGCCAAGGGCGAAGAGATGGGCCGCTTCCTACTCGGCTCCACCGTGGTGCTGCTGTACCCGGCCGGCCCGCTCAAGTTCAACCCGCAATGGCAGGCCGCCAGCCCGGTGCGCATGGGCGAGAAAATGGCCGACTGA
- a CDS encoding SAM-dependent methyltransferase, whose protein sequence is MTTLDIPAGVGQTALFIAWQRHAESQRPDALFLDPLAASLIDQLEGTETHAHVSNVARLAKFPQYFVVRTRFFDDAIQAALEGGIRQIVTLAAGMDGRALRLACPEGTRWFELDLDEMIAFKRELVNRSRLPLQCEWRPLAADLTTDWEQTLLAAGYDPAQPTIWLVEGLLMYLSEQDGDALINRITALSAAGSSLLLEHLDTRMLQEEGREARARVESQGARWLSARDDIADWLGRDGWRAATFASTSPAIAHGRQVAPIPAGWFASAILAP, encoded by the coding sequence GTGACGACTCTCGATATTCCGGCCGGCGTCGGCCAAACCGCCCTGTTCATCGCCTGGCAACGCCATGCGGAAAGCCAGCGCCCGGACGCGCTGTTTCTCGACCCGCTGGCCGCGTCGCTGATAGACCAGCTGGAGGGCACCGAAACCCACGCCCACGTCAGCAATGTGGCGCGCCTGGCCAAGTTTCCCCAGTACTTCGTGGTGCGCACCCGCTTTTTCGACGATGCCATCCAGGCGGCGCTGGAAGGCGGCATCCGCCAGATCGTCACCCTGGCTGCCGGCATGGACGGCCGCGCCCTGCGGCTGGCCTGCCCGGAGGGCACTCGCTGGTTCGAGCTGGATCTCGACGAGATGATCGCCTTCAAGCGCGAACTCGTTAACCGCTCCCGCCTGCCGCTGCAGTGCGAGTGGCGCCCCCTGGCCGCCGATCTGACGACCGATTGGGAGCAAACCCTGCTCGCCGCAGGCTACGACCCCGCCCAGCCGACGATCTGGCTGGTCGAAGGGCTCCTCATGTATTTAAGCGAACAAGACGGCGATGCCTTGATCAACCGGATCACCGCGCTGTCCGCGGCCGGCAGCTCGCTGCTGCTCGAGCACCTCGACACCCGCATGCTGCAGGAAGAGGGCCGGGAGGCGCGGGCGCGCGTCGAGTCGCAAGGCGCGCGCTGGCTGTCCGCGCGCGATGACATCGCCGACTGGCTGGGACGAGACGGCTGGCGCGCCGCCACATTCGCCTCGACCTCGCCCGCCATCGCCCATGGCCGGCAAGTCGCGCCGATTCCGGCCGGCTGGTTCGCCTCGGCCATCCTGGCGCCCTAA
- the phzG gene encoding phenazine biosynthesis FMN-dependent oxidase PhzG: protein MKTSRFETLTGRVDIPFPEYDAPPPNPMTLMRRWLDHAQTLPVREPKAMALATAGKDGRTSTRIIAFNSIDERGLVFCTHASSRKGREISETGWVSGILYWRETGQQIMISGRAVLLDEQEADTLWFARPVPMHAMSTASSQSDVLLDRAALLGEADALFATGKALPRPSRFVAYRIEPQEMEFWSPSPDRLHHRLKYDLDGSIWKTSHLQP from the coding sequence ATGAAGACCAGCCGATTTGAGACGCTGACCGGACGGGTTGATATCCCGTTCCCCGAATATGACGCGCCCCCGCCCAACCCGATGACGCTGATGCGCCGCTGGCTGGACCATGCGCAAACGCTGCCGGTGCGGGAACCCAAGGCGATGGCGCTGGCCACCGCCGGCAAAGACGGGCGGACATCCACCCGCATCATCGCCTTCAACTCGATAGACGAGCGCGGCCTGGTATTCTGCACCCACGCCTCCAGCCGCAAGGGACGGGAGATATCGGAAACCGGCTGGGTCTCCGGCATTCTGTATTGGCGCGAGACCGGCCAGCAAATCATGATCTCCGGCCGGGCCGTCCTGCTGGACGAGCAAGAGGCCGACACGCTTTGGTTCGCCCGCCCGGTGCCCATGCACGCCATGTCGACCGCGTCCAGCCAAAGCGATGTACTGCTCGACCGCGCCGCCCTGCTCGGCGAGGCCGACGCCTTGTTCGCCACCGGCAAGGCCTTGCCCAGGCCCAGCCGCTTCGTCGCGTACCGCATTGAACCGCAAGAAATGGAATTCTGGTCGCCCAGTCCGGATCGGCTGCATCATCGGCTGAAATACGATCTCGACGGGTCCATCTGGAAAACCTCCCACCTGCAACCCTGA